The Prosthecobacter dejongeii genome contains a region encoding:
- a CDS encoding sigma-54-dependent transcriptional regulator: MDFLVIDDEKSIRDATCMLIDDEGHYAEPVVNSAGALARLKEEKYDAILLDLNLGPENGLDLLDLLVKHHPQVPVVMFTAQGTVKIAVEAVRRGALDFLEKPFTREEFRAVLARLTRFRQMSQRIETLEKEVKEVRQQSGPEPRFDFETPVMKSVMDVLMRAARAPAAILILGESGTGKSVVAKAIHQQSHLKDKPFVTVSCPALSKELLQSDLFGHVKGAFTGAIRDTWGKIKQAEGGTLFLDEIGELPLEIQPQLLRLLQEREYERVGETVTRKADVRIIAATNRDLKESVRNRTFREDLFFRLNVISVEMPPLRHRQSDLLRIADYYTEHFAAQVGRKLHGVSEAAKRRIANYSWPGNLRELRNAIERAVILANTDQLEADDFPTEVHGGNSSAGSSSGGAQGMSNSNGLDFSAWQGMTLQQIEEAYIKQTLETAGSLAEAAVILGIDQATLYRKRKKMGLDGKAAH, from the coding sequence ATGGATTTCCTTGTAATTGATGACGAGAAAAGCATCCGCGATGCGACGTGCATGCTGATAGACGATGAAGGCCACTATGCTGAGCCTGTGGTAAACAGCGCCGGAGCACTGGCCCGGCTGAAGGAGGAAAAGTACGATGCCATTTTGTTAGACTTGAATCTGGGACCTGAAAATGGCCTGGACCTTTTGGACCTTTTGGTGAAACACCACCCCCAAGTCCCAGTGGTCATGTTCACCGCCCAGGGCACCGTCAAAATAGCCGTTGAGGCCGTACGGCGTGGGGCGTTGGATTTCCTGGAAAAGCCTTTTACTCGTGAAGAATTTCGCGCGGTTCTGGCCCGATTGACCCGCTTTAGGCAAATGAGCCAGCGGATCGAAACTTTAGAAAAAGAGGTCAAGGAAGTACGCCAGCAAAGTGGCCCAGAGCCACGTTTTGACTTTGAAACTCCTGTGATGAAGTCCGTCATGGACGTGCTGATGCGCGCAGCACGCGCGCCGGCAGCCATCCTGATCCTGGGTGAAAGTGGCACAGGCAAGAGCGTAGTAGCCAAGGCCATCCACCAGCAAAGTCATCTCAAGGATAAACCCTTTGTCACCGTGAGCTGCCCAGCTCTCTCCAAAGAACTGCTGCAGAGTGATCTTTTTGGCCACGTCAAAGGAGCGTTCACTGGTGCTATCCGGGACACGTGGGGCAAGATCAAACAAGCGGAAGGAGGGACCCTTTTCCTTGATGAAATCGGCGAACTGCCGCTAGAGATCCAGCCACAGCTCCTGCGCCTGCTGCAAGAGCGCGAATATGAGCGTGTGGGCGAAACCGTGACTCGCAAAGCGGATGTGCGCATCATCGCTGCGACGAATCGCGACCTGAAAGAAAGCGTGCGTAACCGCACCTTCCGTGAAGATCTTTTCTTCCGACTCAATGTGATCTCCGTGGAGATGCCACCTCTCAGACATCGTCAGAGTGATTTGCTACGCATCGCTGATTACTACACAGAGCATTTTGCGGCACAGGTGGGCAGAAAGCTTCATGGAGTTTCAGAGGCGGCTAAACGTCGGATCGCGAATTACAGTTGGCCAGGCAACTTGCGTGAACTGCGCAATGCGATTGAACGGGCTGTGATCCTAGCAAATACGGATCAACTGGAAGCCGATGATTTCCCTACTGAAGTCCATGGAGGTAACAGCTCCGCTGGTTCCTCATCCGGAGGAGCTCAAGGAATGTCCAATAGCAATGGGCTAGACTTCAGCGCTTGGCAGGGCATGACGCTTCAGCAGATCGAAGAAGCTTACATCAAGCAGACTTTAGAAACAGCAGGTAGCCTCGCGGAAGCAGCGGTTATTCTGGGCATTGACCAAGCTACCCTCTACCGCAAAAGGAAAAAAATGGGCTTGGATGGCAAAGCGGCGCACTGA
- a CDS encoding ferritin-like domain-containing protein, with protein sequence MKLESLQSLYIHELQDLHSAEMQIKSALPKVIKAAASKELKEALKAHLEVTKTHVERLNDILASHDEKRESEKCKGMEGLLEECEGMLEEEGDDILRDLGIISGCQRVEHYEMAGYGNARTFAEQLGHSDDIALLTETIEEEGAADEELTSVATILLSQYDGDASDEDEEDESEAPARKKAAR encoded by the coding sequence ATGAAACTCGAATCCCTTCAAAGCCTCTACATCCACGAACTGCAGGACCTGCACAGCGCCGAGATGCAAATCAAAAGTGCGTTGCCAAAAGTCATTAAAGCAGCTGCATCGAAGGAGCTGAAAGAAGCTCTCAAAGCCCATCTTGAAGTCACCAAGACCCATGTCGAACGCCTCAACGACATTTTGGCCAGCCATGACGAAAAACGCGAAAGCGAAAAGTGCAAAGGCATGGAAGGCCTGCTCGAAGAGTGTGAAGGCATGCTCGAAGAAGAAGGCGATGACATCCTTCGCGACTTGGGCATCATCTCAGGCTGCCAGCGTGTAGAGCATTATGAAATGGCAGGCTACGGCAATGCCCGTACTTTTGCGGAGCAGCTTGGCCATTCCGATGACATCGCCCTCCTCACAGAAACCATCGAGGAAGAAGGTGCTGCCGATGAGGAACTCACCAGTGTGGCTACCATTCTCCTGAGCCAGTATGATGGCGATGCTTCAGATGAGGATGAAGAAGACGAATCTGAGGCGCCTGCTCGTAAGAAAGCAGCCCGCTAA
- a CDS encoding CsbD family protein, translating to MKTTLTLFALALVLSACDQKERAVIRQESRDAAEQIKESAIELKDQVAAAVHSEGNKLRIKGTWNEAKGKLKQKYAELTDDDLLYVEGKEDELYGRVQKRLGKERVEVEKIFEEL from the coding sequence ATGAAAACTACACTCACTCTTTTCGCCCTCGCTCTTGTCCTTTCGGCTTGTGATCAAAAGGAAAGAGCAGTCATTCGTCAAGAAAGCCGGGATGCTGCTGAACAGATCAAAGAATCTGCCATCGAACTCAAAGACCAAGTTGCTGCCGCAGTCCACAGCGAAGGCAATAAACTCAGGATCAAAGGCACCTGGAATGAGGCCAAAGGCAAGCTGAAGCAAAAGTATGCTGAGCTGACCGATGACGATCTCCTCTATGTCGAAGGCAAAGAAGATGAACTCTATGGCCGTGTTCAAAAGCGCCTGGGTAAAGAGCGTGTGGAGGTCGAAAAGATTTTTGAAGAACTTTAA
- a CDS encoding hybrid sensor histidine kinase/response regulator: MPATSKNDPNELRSKIMVVDDQPQNVKLVSDLLTLAMGYEVIEAESGDQALALLQKTVPDLILLDVLMPERDGVETCKLIKEIPELTDIPIIFLSAADDKNLIVQALESGGVDYVTKPFSRAELLTRVRTHLALKMARDSLKALAEDKDELLGILTHDLKNHLGGMQMSAQLLHDRLERHPTDEKCEHLVGNILLNTTQMLAFVKEFLANSLTERMIQFNAEPVDLAQAANQAVRQYQLAAERKEIEFICQFNSSSSTIEADPTALKQVLDNLLSNAIKFSPSGKKIHVSVSPMNGDCVECCIRDEGPGFTDADKQHMFRRYARLTARPTAGEPSTGLGLSIVKKLIEAMHGHLLLESTLGEGAAFTVRLPKIRPSKRASLEPRF; this comes from the coding sequence ATGCCCGCGACTTCTAAAAATGACCCGAACGAGTTAAGATCCAAGATCATGGTCGTGGATGATCAGCCCCAGAACGTGAAGCTGGTGAGTGACCTCCTAACACTCGCCATGGGTTACGAAGTGATCGAGGCAGAAAGTGGTGACCAAGCACTGGCGCTGCTGCAAAAAACCGTTCCAGACCTCATCTTGCTGGATGTTTTGATGCCCGAACGCGACGGCGTAGAAACCTGCAAACTGATCAAGGAAATCCCGGAACTCACAGACATTCCCATCATTTTCCTCTCAGCAGCGGATGATAAAAACCTCATCGTGCAGGCGCTGGAAAGTGGTGGGGTGGACTACGTCACAAAACCATTCAGCCGTGCCGAATTGCTCACACGCGTCAGGACTCATCTAGCACTGAAAATGGCGCGAGACTCCCTGAAAGCTTTGGCTGAAGATAAAGATGAGCTCTTGGGCATCCTAACGCATGATTTGAAAAATCACTTGGGTGGTATGCAGATGAGTGCCCAGCTCTTGCACGACCGTTTGGAGCGTCACCCCACGGATGAAAAGTGCGAGCACTTAGTGGGAAACATCCTTTTAAACACCACGCAGATGCTGGCTTTCGTGAAGGAGTTCCTGGCCAATAGCCTCACGGAAAGGATGATTCAGTTCAATGCCGAACCTGTGGATCTGGCACAGGCCGCGAATCAGGCCGTGCGTCAATATCAGTTGGCCGCAGAACGAAAGGAAATCGAATTCATCTGCCAGTTTAACAGCAGCAGCAGCACCATCGAAGCTGACCCTACAGCCTTGAAACAAGTGCTCGATAACCTCCTGTCGAATGCCATCAAGTTCTCCCCAAGCGGTAAAAAAATCCACGTCAGTGTCTCCCCCATGAACGGGGACTGCGTGGAGTGCTGCATCCGGGATGAAGGCCCTGGATTTACCGATGCGGATAAGCAGCACATGTTCCGCCGATACGCCCGATTAACGGCCCGTCCAACGGCGGGTGAACCAAGCACCGGATTAGGCCTGAGCATTGTCAAAAAATTGATCGAGGCCATGCACGGCCATTTACTTTTAGAATCAACTTTGGGTGAGGGTGCCGCATTCACGGTACGCCTGCCAAAGATCCGCCCAAGCAAACGGGCCAGTCTGGAACCCCGTTTCTGA
- a CDS encoding PA2169 family four-helix-bundle protein yields MNADNPQPPGFSSGLLNSYPPRAAAASVPSAGLTALFLNLMKVTHDGENGFQHAAAHVHDRALRDEFHKYARERRSMASELSQLMNLAGEEVVPSTGSTTAMFHRSWMSLRTALSEEPDDQSILDEVERGENAAEEAFEEALQPAEQLPETVRFGIQSLAQKVHRAHDRVRRLRDSGLYQKPRVPGKNELTNPDAES; encoded by the coding sequence ATGAATGCGGACAACCCCCAGCCGCCCGGATTTTCTTCCGGACTTTTAAACTCTTATCCTCCCCGCGCTGCTGCGGCATCCGTGCCTTCAGCAGGGCTGACGGCCCTCTTTCTCAACCTGATGAAAGTGACGCACGATGGCGAGAATGGATTCCAACATGCGGCGGCACATGTGCACGATCGAGCCTTGCGAGATGAATTTCATAAATATGCCCGGGAACGTCGCAGCATGGCCAGTGAGCTATCTCAGCTGATGAATCTGGCCGGTGAGGAAGTGGTGCCAAGCACGGGTTCGACGACGGCGATGTTTCACCGCAGTTGGATGAGCCTGCGAACGGCCTTGTCCGAAGAACCCGATGACCAGTCCATCCTAGATGAAGTGGAACGAGGTGAAAATGCAGCCGAGGAGGCTTTTGAAGAAGCCCTCCAGCCCGCAGAGCAGCTGCCTGAGACAGTGCGGTTTGGCATCCAGTCTTTGGCGCAGAAAGTGCATCGTGCCCATGATCGAGTGCGCAGGCTACGTGACAGTGGGCTGTATCAAAAGCCACGAGTGCCTGGAAAGAACGAACTCACGAACCCCGACGCAGAGAGCTAG